CAGCATCAGCTGTTGTTCTTTCCAGCAAAATTTTACCTGAGGTCTCTATAGGTGAAGATTCTCTTATCTATGATTCATCCATTTCAAGTGGGATACAAATTGGCTCGCTCTGTATAGTTTTAGGTATGAATATTCCTGGGACTTCTGATAACACAGTAAAAGATCCACTAAGATTTATGCTCCCAGACCGCCACTGTATATGGGAGGTGCCATTAGCCGATTGCAGTGATAGAGTTATTGTGTACTGTGGACTTCATGATAATCCAAAGACCTCGATTCTCAAGGATGGGACTTTTTGTGGTAGACCATGGAAGAAGGTCTTACGTGATTTACACATTCAGGAAACCGATCTTTGGGAACCAACAGGTGTTAGCGAAAAATGCTTGTGGAATGCAAGGATATTTCCCGTCCTCCCTTACTTTGAAATGCTTCTTCTGGCATCATGGTTAATGGGCTCAAGTTACTATAAAAACGGAAGCATGCTTCACTTATGGAGAAGCTCTCCTCGTGTCAGTTTAGAAGTACTACATAGGTCCATTGACTTCCAGGAAATGTGTTTGGGTTCCAGCAATCACCAAGCTGAACTTGCTGCTGGTATAGCTAGGGCGTGCATCAACTTTGGGTTGCTTGGGCGTAACTTGTTTCAATTGTGTCAAGAGGTGATGCAAATGGAAGCGTCAGGAGCTGAAATTTGCAGGGACTTTTTAGCAATGTGCCCAAGTCTCCAGGTCCATAATTCAAAAATGGTTCCTAAAAGCCGTGCATATCAGGTGAAAgtggacctcctccgtgcttgcaATGATGAAAGAATAGCCGATGAGCTTGAGGACAAAGTTTGGGCTGCAGTTGCTGATGAAACGGCTTCAGCTGTTAGATATGGCTTTAAAGGTATTATTTTGGATAGAGGCTTTAAGTTTGACTTCTTTGACCGAAGTCATGTAACACGAATTTGCATATTAGACTGTCTCAGGAGGAGATTATTACGAGAATGACCCATACCATGGGgtagttgattgttggttttaTCTTTTAGTGGGGGTAATGGGTATAAAGTTTGCGGATTCTATCTGAATTCGGTTAGTGTCAGTTATATTAATATGAGACCGTCTCAGAGGAGACTAATTGGATAACACAAATTCATATTTCAAATGTGATTTATGTCTATCTTAATCTTTGTACCTGCAGAAGATCTCTTAGATGCTTCCCGTGGCACACTCGCTCTACCACATGAAATAAGCAAGCTCAAAGCATTTCCAAAGAAGCAAAACTTTCCTCGGACAGTGAAGGTGGAATTACCAGTACGCGTAGATTTTGTCGGGGGTTGGAGCGATACCCCTCCATGGAGCCTAGAACGTGCTGGTTGTGTTCTAAATATGGCCATTTGTTTGGAAGATTCCCTTCCAGTTGGCGCAATCATAAACACAACCATGAGTACTGGTATATCAATTAATGATGATGCTACAAACGAGTTATTCATTCAAGATCTTACCTCAATTGCCCCTCCTTTTGAAAATGACGACCCATTTAGGCTTGTCAAATGTGCTTTGCTCGTGACTGGAGTCATCCATGACAAGATTCTTCAAGATATGGGATTGGAGATCAAGACATGGGCGAATGTTCCACGTGGCAGTGGATTAGGTACATCCAGTATACTTGCTGCTGCTGTAGTGAAAGGACTTCTTCAAATAGTCGACGGAGATGACGGGAATGAAAACGTTGCTAGACTGGTATTGGTATTAGAACAGCTCATGGGCACAGGCGGAGGCTGGCAAGATCAAATTGGAGGGTTATATCCTGGTATCAAGTTTACAAGTAGCTTCCCTGGAATCCCTTTGCGACTTCAGGTCATTCCGTTGTTGATCTCTCCTGAATTGAAGGTTGAGCTGCAACAGCGATTGCTTGTGGTATTCACTGGTCAAGTAAGTTGTGTTGTGTTTTTATTTCtagtctattttttttttctggcTGTAGAAAAAACgtaatttgatttgaaaaaatgaCCCGACTCAAGATCCAAATTAGACCCgaacaaaaaatataaaaaatgacCAGAACTGATCTGATTCCTAGCTGGCCCACATATAGCTAAACCTGATACTAACCCGACCCAGAAACACCTTATCTGATATGACCTCAGTTATCTTTGGATTACATTACATGTAAATGTATCTATATGACTAATAGCCTGAATAAATACGACATGGAATGACCGGGGCCAAACTGACCCGTACACAAAACCATTTGACCGAAGTGCATAAAATATCTGAAACAACATGACCTGTTGCCGATTAGAGTGACCCATTTACCAGGTCTACTTCACTATCGTGGATACTTTTTTGAGTTTTGCTCTACTACCTGTCTACCTGTACAGTAGCATTATTACAAGTTAGGTTTAGGTGATTGTCTTTCCCTTGGGTGCTTGCTCAAACTTCGATTTTTGTTTTTCGGTTTCTAACTATAACTTTACTCACTCTAGGTCCGTCTAGCTCGTAAAGTATTGCAAAAAGTAGTGACTCGCTACTTGAGACGAGACAATTTGCTAGTGTCAAGTATAAAACGTCTGGCTGAACTAGCGAAATTAGGGAGAGAAGCTCTGATGAACACCGACATAGATGAGCTGGGCAATATCCTGATGGAAGCATGGAGACTCCACCAAGAACTCGACCCTTTCTGTAGTAATGAGTGTGTCGATCAGTTATTTGACTTTGCCGAGCCTTATTGTTGTGGCTACAAGCTTGTGGGTGCTGGTGGTGGCGGCTTCGCTTTGCTGCTTGCCAAGGATTCTGATAGTGCTGTCGAATTGAGACGACTTTTGATGAATAGCTCGGATTTGGACGTGAAAGTTTATAATTGGAGTATCTTTTCGGGGCAGTAACATGTAAGTTATCTATGTACGAGTATGATAAGTTTGAACTGGTAGAAATATATTTGGTAAATATTGAAATTGATGTAAAACCATGTTCGGAACTTGTAGAGGTGCTGTGTCATTTCTAATGTGATTATATTCATTTCATAATATATTTGGTATACATTTGTTTCGAATATCAAGGTTCATTTCGAAGCTTATATAAATACGAGCACATAATATAAAGAGTTGAGTTTCAACCCCATACCAAATGAATCTCGAAAAATGAAAATGAGCGTATTAAAGAGCAGGAGAGTAAAGGGGATGTATCCAACTAATGTTGCCTCGTAAATGAAATCTAAAATGACCCTTTAACATACCCTCCACATTAGTACTCCGTATTTAAAACCTGGTTGATAACTGGAAATGTCAAGTGATTCTCATTCCAAAGAGTAAACAATT
This sequence is a window from Silene latifolia isolate original U9 population chromosome 8, ASM4854445v1, whole genome shotgun sequence. Protein-coding genes within it:
- the LOC141596857 gene encoding bifunctional fucokinase/GDP-fucose pyrophosphorylase isoform X1, which produces MSSFGNPNPRRHTKSDITATLRKSWYRLRLSVRHPTRVPTWDAIVLTAASPEQAKLYDWQLNRAKRLGRIAPATVTLAVPDPDGCRIGSGAATLHALRQLALHYLGIGADQAAEVDGGSADNGASYLPYSDVLEKKHILLLHAGGDSKRVPWANPMGKVFLPLPYLAADDPDGPVPLLFDHILAISSCARQAFKNEGGLFIMTGDVLPCFDASNMVLPENTSCIITVPITLDIASNHGVVVASETGSLSAASSVSLVDNLLQKPTVAELVENQAILDDGRTLLDTGIIAVRGKAWVELVKLACSCQSLIQELLESKKEMSLYEDLVAAWVPKKHEWLKKRPLGTELLNKLGIEQMFSYCANELLFLHFGTSSEVLDHLSGTDSGLVGRRHLCSIPATTSSDIAASAVVLSSKILPEVSIGEDSLIYDSSISSGIQIGSLCIVLGMNIPGTSDNTVKDPLRFMLPDRHCIWEVPLADCSDRVIVYCGLHDNPKTSILKDGTFCGRPWKKVLRDLHIQETDLWEPTGVSEKCLWNARIFPVLPYFEMLLLASWLMGSSYYKNGSMLHLWRSSPRVSLEVLHRSIDFQEMCLGSSNHQAELAAGIARACINFGLLGRNLFQLCQEVMQMEASGAEICRDFLAMCPSLQVHNSKMVPKSRAYQVKVDLLRACNDERIADELEDKVWAAVADETASAVRYGFKEDLLDASRGTLALPHEISKLKAFPKKQNFPRTVKVELPVRVDFVGGWSDTPPWSLERAGCVLNMAICLEDSLPVGAIINTTMSTGISINDDATNELFIQDLTSIAPPFENDDPFRLVKCALLVTGVIHDKILQDMGLEIKTWANVPRGSGLGTSSILAAAVVKGLLQIVDGDDGNENVARLVLVLEQLMGTGGGWQDQIGGLYPGIKFTSSFPGIPLRLQVIPLLISPELKVELQQRLLVVFTGQVRLARKVLQKVVTRYLRRDNLLVSSIKRLAELAKLGREALMNTDIDELGNILMEAWRLHQELDPFCSNECVDQLFDFAEPYCCGYKLVGAGGGGFALLLAKDSDSAVELRRLLMNSSDLDVKVYNWSIFSGQ
- the LOC141596857 gene encoding bifunctional fucokinase/GDP-fucose pyrophosphorylase isoform X2: MSSFGNPNPRRHTKSDITATLRKSWYRLRLSVRHPTRVPTWDAIVLTAASPEQAKLYDWQLNRAKRLGRIAPATVTLAVPDPDGCRIGSGAATLHALRQLALHYLGIGADQAAEVDGGSADNGASYLPYSDVLEKKHILLLHAGGDSKRVPWANPMGKVFLPLPYLAADDPDGPVPLLFDHILAISSCARQAFKNEGGLFIMTGDVLPCFDASNMVLPENTSCIITVPITLDIASNHGVVVASETGSLSAASSVSLVDNLLQKPTVAELVENQAILDDGRTLLDTGIIAVRGKAWVELVKLACSCQSLIQELLESKKEMSLYEDLVAAWVPKKHEWLKKRPLGTELLNKLGIEQMFSYCANELLFLHFGTSSEVLDHLSGTDSGLVGRRHLCSIPATTSSDIAASAVVLSSKILPEVSIGEDSLIYDSSISSGIQIGSLCIVLGMNIPGTSDNTVKDPLRFMLPDRHCIWEVPLADCSDRVIVYCGLHDNPKTSILKDGTFCGRPWKKVLRDLHIQETDLWEPTGVSEKCLWNARIFPVLPYFEMLLLASWLMGSSYYKNGSMLHLWRSSPRVSLEVLHRSIDFQEMCLGSSNHQAELAAGIARACINFGLLGRNLFQLCQEVMQMEASGAEICRDFLAMCPSLQVHNSKMVPKSRAYQVKVDLLRACNDERIADELEDKVWAAVADETASAVRYGFKDLLDASRGTLALPHEISKLKAFPKKQNFPRTVKVELPVRVDFVGGWSDTPPWSLERAGCVLNMAICLEDSLPVGAIINTTMSTGISINDDATNELFIQDLTSIAPPFENDDPFRLVKCALLVTGVIHDKILQDMGLEIKTWANVPRGSGLGTSSILAAAVVKGLLQIVDGDDGNENVARLVLVLEQLMGTGGGWQDQIGGLYPGIKFTSSFPGIPLRLQVIPLLISPELKVELQQRLLVVFTGQVRLARKVLQKVVTRYLRRDNLLVSSIKRLAELAKLGREALMNTDIDELGNILMEAWRLHQELDPFCSNECVDQLFDFAEPYCCGYKLVGAGGGGFALLLAKDSDSAVELRRLLMNSSDLDVKVYNWSIFSGQ
- the LOC141596857 gene encoding bifunctional fucokinase/GDP-fucose pyrophosphorylase isoform X4 → MLEVTLSGFRGQILWEKFSCRFHISQPMTLMGLCHCFLTIYLQYRPVQGKLSRMKVIHNFYHQGGLFIMTGDVLPCFDASNMVLPENTSCIITVPITLDIASNHGVVVASETGSLSAASSVSLVDNLLQKPTVAELVENQAILDDGRTLLDTGIIAVRGKAWVELVKLACSCQSLIQELLESKKEMSLYEDLVAAWVPKKHEWLKKRPLGTELLNKLGIEQMFSYCANELLFLHFGTSSEVLDHLSGTDSGLVGRRHLCSIPATTSSDIAASAVVLSSKILPEVSIGEDSLIYDSSISSGIQIGSLCIVLGMNIPGTSDNTVKDPLRFMLPDRHCIWEVPLADCSDRVIVYCGLHDNPKTSILKDGTFCGRPWKKVLRDLHIQETDLWEPTGVSEKCLWNARIFPVLPYFEMLLLASWLMGSSYYKNGSMLHLWRSSPRVSLEVLHRSIDFQEMCLGSSNHQAELAAGIARACINFGLLGRNLFQLCQEVMQMEASGAEICRDFLAMCPSLQVHNSKMVPKSRAYQVKVDLLRACNDERIADELEDKVWAAVADETASAVRYGFKEDLLDASRGTLALPHEISKLKAFPKKQNFPRTVKVELPVRVDFVGGWSDTPPWSLERAGCVLNMAICLEDSLPVGAIINTTMSTGISINDDATNELFIQDLTSIAPPFENDDPFRLVKCALLVTGVIHDKILQDMGLEIKTWANVPRGSGLGTSSILAAAVVKGLLQIVDGDDGNENVARLVLVLEQLMGTGGGWQDQIGGLYPGIKFTSSFPGIPLRLQVIPLLISPELKVELQQRLLVVFTGQVRLARKVLQKVVTRYLRRDNLLVSSIKRLAELAKLGREALMNTDIDELGNILMEAWRLHQELDPFCSNECVDQLFDFAEPYCCGYKLVGAGGGGFALLLAKDSDSAVELRRLLMNSSDLDVKVYNWSIFSGQ
- the LOC141596857 gene encoding bifunctional fucokinase/GDP-fucose pyrophosphorylase isoform X3; translation: MMIWAAEVDGGSADNGASYLPYSDVLEKKHILLLHAGGDSKRVPWANPMGKVFLPLPYLAADDPDGPVPLLFDHILAISSCARQAFKNEGGLFIMTGDVLPCFDASNMVLPENTSCIITVPITLDIASNHGVVVASETGSLSAASSVSLVDNLLQKPTVAELVENQAILDDGRTLLDTGIIAVRGKAWVELVKLACSCQSLIQELLESKKEMSLYEDLVAAWVPKKHEWLKKRPLGTELLNKLGIEQMFSYCANELLFLHFGTSSEVLDHLSGTDSGLVGRRHLCSIPATTSSDIAASAVVLSSKILPEVSIGEDSLIYDSSISSGIQIGSLCIVLGMNIPGTSDNTVKDPLRFMLPDRHCIWEVPLADCSDRVIVYCGLHDNPKTSILKDGTFCGRPWKKVLRDLHIQETDLWEPTGVSEKCLWNARIFPVLPYFEMLLLASWLMGSSYYKNGSMLHLWRSSPRVSLEVLHRSIDFQEMCLGSSNHQAELAAGIARACINFGLLGRNLFQLCQEVMQMEASGAEICRDFLAMCPSLQVHNSKMVPKSRAYQVKVDLLRACNDERIADELEDKVWAAVADETASAVRYGFKEDLLDASRGTLALPHEISKLKAFPKKQNFPRTVKVELPVRVDFVGGWSDTPPWSLERAGCVLNMAICLEDSLPVGAIINTTMSTGISINDDATNELFIQDLTSIAPPFENDDPFRLVKCALLVTGVIHDKILQDMGLEIKTWANVPRGSGLGTSSILAAAVVKGLLQIVDGDDGNENVARLVLVLEQLMGTGGGWQDQIGGLYPGIKFTSSFPGIPLRLQVIPLLISPELKVELQQRLLVVFTGQVRLARKVLQKVVTRYLRRDNLLVSSIKRLAELAKLGREALMNTDIDELGNILMEAWRLHQELDPFCSNECVDQLFDFAEPYCCGYKLVGAGGGGFALLLAKDSDSAVELRRLLMNSSDLDVKVYNWSIFSGQ